The region AAGCAACCCATCACGCAGATATCTATTTTTAACAGTACCAGATGCAAATTCGATGGCTTTATCAAGTTGTACTTCTGCATCTAACATTAATGCCATACTAGTATTGAAACGAATACGTTCAATCTGATGTACAGCAGATTTAAACAAAGGTAATTTAATTAAAAGCTCATCCAACTGATCAGTGATCAGCCCTTTTTGTAAGGCGACTTTAATTCCAATTCCTGCCATTAGTATGCCGCCAAATAGAAACCACTGGTATCGCTGCATCCATTGACTCGACTCTAACAGGAGTTGAGTGTAAACAGGTAAGTTATCGTTCCCATCGAACAACCCTCCCATCTGTGGCACAATAAAATTAAACACAAACACGATTGCCAAAATACACACCATAAGAATAACGGTAGGGTAAGTAAGCGCCTGCACAATTTTACTTTTCAGCTCTTTGCGAAACATTAAATCTTGTGCTAAACCAGCAAAAACCTTACTAAGCTCGCCACTAGCCTCTCCCATTTTCACCAAGTTAACATATAAGTTATCGAAATCTGGATGGTGAGAGAGTGCATCAGCAAGGGATTCACCACGCTTCACTGATTGGGACAGTTCACTAAGTAATTTACCTGAAGGGCTAGTGGCTTTACCTTTACTGAGAATGTGTAAACTTTTATCAATTCTCACACCACTTCTTAGCAGCAGTGATAATTCTGACGTGATGAATTCAAGTTCATTCAAACTCAGCTTGTCTGAGCGAAACAATGCTAGCGATACCGAAGTACTTTTCTCTTTTATCGAAACAAGGTGTAACCCCTCATCAGCAAGGAGTTTTTTTGCATTTTCCAGTGTGTTACTCGTCAGTATGCTATTAACAGCGGCACCAGCATTATCGTATGCCTTATATTCAAACAACGCCATTATCCAGCAACCCGAATGACTTCTTCAATTGTCGTTTGGCTATTAATCGCCTTAATAAACCCATCTTGCATTAGGGTTCGTCCACCACGTTCTTGATTTAAACGAATGGCGTGACTTGGAAAATTTTCATCTTTAGGTAAGGCCTTAATCGCATCATCACATCTAAGATATTCAATAATTCCTATACGGCCACGATAACCCGTATTCGAACAATGTTCACACCCCTTAGCCTTATGCAACTTAATATCAACACCATAAGCATTCGCTAAAGGCTGTAGACAGTATTTGGAAATATTCTGCTGCTGGTCGTCGTCAGGTTCACTGCAATGAGAACATAATTTTCTAACTAACCGTTGAGCAATAATTGACACAATAGCTGCATTTAATAAATATTCTTCAGCACCGAGGTCCAGTAATCGAGTATACGCACTAGATGCATCATTAGTATGAACAGTTGAAAAGACTAAGTGGCCAGTCAAAGCTGATTGCATGGCAATTTGAGCCGTCTCTTGATCTCTAATTTCACCCAACATGATAACATCTGGATCTTGACGAACAACACTGCGTAACCCTGCTGAAAAATCAAAGCCTATACTAGATTGAATTTGTACCTGATTAATGCCTTCTAACTGATATTCAACCGGATCTTCAAGAGTAATAATCTTCACTGTTTCATTATTAATCGCATTCAAAAAGGTATATAGACTCGTCGTTTTACCTGAGCCTGTAGGGCCAGTTAGAAGAATAACCCCGGCTGTTTTTTCGATATCTTCACGAATATACTTTTCAATGTCTGTAGAAAGTCCTAACATCTCCATACTGTAGTTGATTGCATCCTGCCTAAGGAAACGCATCACGATACTTTCGCCATCATGCAAGGGTAATACCGATACCCGAATATCAAGATCTTCATTCGAAATTTTCATGGCAATCTTACCATCTTGAGGGCGACGCTTTTCAGCAATATCCATCCCTGAAAGTATTTTTAATCGAGATGCGACTGGAAGACGCATTCTAGGAGGGATCCAATCCGCTTCTTTTAACACGCCATCAATTCTAAACCTTACTCTGTATCGATTACCTATAGGTTCTAGATGCATATCAGAAGCACGCGCCTTTAACCCCCTTGAAATTAAAGAATTAAGGAGGTTCACAGTAGGTGCTTCACCTGCGAGTTCTCTAAGTCTATCTTCTTCAAAATCAGATAACTCTTCACTGGCTGGAATAGAGTTAGCGTTCGTTTGCTGGTATAGGATTTTTAATGCTTGTATTTGTTCATCAGAAGCAACCAATAATTCTATCGTTAATTGCTGTTGACTAATAAATTGGTTAGCATCAGCAGAAAATGGATCACTTGCTATAATCATAAACTCGTGATCATTATCTCCTTTATCTACTGCGATCCAATTAAAAAAAATAAGCTGTTGATTAATAGAAAGTTCTTTAACAACATTAATATTAAGCGCTTGATATTTATCACTACTAAGAATGTTTAACCCTAAAATTTCAGCATAATATTGAGGTAAAATATCTTCAGATAAAGATCCCATATTAATTAAAATATGTTCAAGGCGACCAGCATATTTTTTTTGAAATATGGCAGCTTTATCTAAATCAGACTGAGATACTAGGAACTTATCCAGTAATAAGGTGTTAGCGTCAATCATTGGTAAACAACATCTGCATTTTCACCTTCACCAGCAGCAATTCCATCTTTACCATATGACAACATTGAATAAGGCTGTCCATTTTCACCTGGTACTGTATAGATGTATGGATTATTCCAAGGATCTAATGGCACATCTTTGGGTAAATATGGCCCATCCCAAGAAGGCTTAGCAGAGCTTCTGAGTTCATTCAACTTTATTGGGTAATCGCCAAGATCTAAACGGTAAGTATCCAACGCCGTTGCTATCATTTCCATCTGAACGGCAGCTGTTTTTGTTTTTGTTGATCCTACTTTTGAAAACATCGTTGGAGCAACCAAAGACATCAATAGGCCTAAGATAACAATAACAATTAACAATTCTATTAAAGTAAATCCACTTTCTTTAATTTGATTCATACATACACAACCAAAAATAAATTACAAAAAAACACGCAAACAGTAACAAGATAAAAACAAAACAGCAACCAATAACTGTGATTATTTACTCAAAGTCCACGACTTTTATTACAATAATGAAAAACAGTGAATGTAAACTGATAGAGGTGTCACTATTAATAAATTCTCTGGTCTAATATCAACTTTATTTATTTTACCATTACTGTATGAGTACTGGAGAAACTCCAGAGACAATAACAAATAAAGTTAAGCCTTTAAAAAACGCTCTTTATTGATAAACCATTAGCTTTATAACTATCGATATTCAGCTCTAATCCAAGGCATATTCCGAACCAAATACAGATTAATAACAGATTTATAGTTATTCTTATGGATATAAGCAAAAAAATCCAATAATCCAAACCTTTTTCCGGATATTTTACACTTCATTACCTGCATAGACTTTAACTGCTGTTTAGATAATATATCTAAATTTTTATCTATAAACATATTATACCCTTTAAGCTTTTTTTTATTGCTTGAGGATATTCTCACACCACCATGATCAGTATCTAATACATAATTTCTCGCCGAAATTTTTAATGCTAATGGGTGATAGCGTAATAAACGAATCCAAGTGTCATAATCTTGAAAGGCTGGCATATTGACATCAAAGCCACCAATTTCCTCAAACTTTGCTTTGGTCGTGAGTACTTGATTGCCCACCAAATTATAATTTAGCATTTTATCTAAGCCAAATTCACCCGACTGATACCCAAAATTACGATCAATAAGTTCACCGCTATTCATCAACTCTTGTACATTAGCACACACAAAAGCATATTTTTCATCGTATGCGGAGACTAATTGCGAAACACGGTTACTATAAAAATAATCATCATCGTCTAACCCTGTAATATAATAGCCACTAGCTGTGGTTATCGCTCTATTACGAGAAAAGCATGCACCAGATATAGTCTCATTTTTTAAATAAATGAAACTATATTGCTGCTGTAATGCTTCCACTATCTCTGATGTATCATCAGTCGATGCATCATCTACAACAATCAGCTCAATTGCCAAGTAATCCTGTTTAAATACAGACTCTATAGCCCGTTTAAGAAGTCTACTTCTATTCTGTGTTATCAAATAGACACTTACTAATGTCATCGGAGAACTCCTAAGGATAACCGACATAATTTGGTATAAATAGAGAGGTTGTTACTCATAAGCTCCAGGTAAAAACCACATAAAAAAACAATAAAAGTAACTCGCCAAAGAGGAAGTTAACATCAAGGAAACACAATGACAACAAGTGAGAACTAAAATACAACTAAGTGATTACAACGAGATCGTTCACCAAAGGGAGATTGACTAGGCTGAGTTAACTCAAAGACATCCAAGTAGTCACATTTGCCAACGACGGCTTTCATGATCTTGCTGACCACGGTGACTGGCGAGAGCTTGCGTTTTTGCACCTTCTAACCACCGACAATAGCAGGGAGCGGAGTTTCCCCCCTTATCCAAACTGATGCCGCTCAGACTGCTATCCAGTGATAGCTAGTACATTGGTCACTGACAGCAACAGCTAGAATCTGCTCGCCTAGCACAGATTTAGCGGCATCCTTTTTGCGAAAGTATTTCACCTGTTGAAACACGGCATCATTAGCCGACATAAACCATATCCAGCCGGTATGCTCTTCGCTATGTCGGCTATTCGTAGCATCATAGATGTGAACTCATGGTGCTCTTGATATGTTGTAAGTTCAAGTGAACTGAAGGTGATTTTTCACGCTGGGAAGCACTTAAAGCCTCGTTTTGATTGAAAGCTTTAGGGCTGTTAAAGGTAAATCAATGAGCCTTGAATATCGTTATTATACCAGTTCGAAAGAGTTATCAGCAGAGCAAGCCCTAAATGCGACTCTGGAACATTGGGGTATCGAATCAATGTACTGGGTATTGGATGTCAGCATGAACGAAGATGCGTGCCTGATATACAAAAATAACGGCGCTGCAAAAAGAACAAACAAAGCTCAGCATAGTAGATAAAACGAAAGCGTTGTTTGATGAATCCTGAATTTCTAGAGAAGATTTTAATAGCCGGATTATGTGCGTCGATTGAATAATAGACACTGATGCGATCACCCTGCTTAATATGCCAGTAAATTGGGATGCATAAATGAAATGGTGAAATGATTAAAAATGGAAAAAAAGTAATGAGTTGAATTAGGGAGCGTCCATCTCATCGCCATAGTAATTTAAACAACGACATCATAGAGATCTAACAACTAAACAAATTTTATAAAAAAAAAGCCAATTCATTTGAATTGGCTTTTAAAAAATTAATAAGAGGTTTAAGACACTAAAGGAACAACTTTATTACCAGATGGAATGACACAATCATCATTAACGATAGTATGTTGCTGCCATACTAAGTCACAAATTCCATCAGTTGGATTAAAACCAGTAGGTGTTTTTAGCAAGATGTCACGTATTAACTCATGATTAAATTCATGACATGCCATATCTAATTTACTAAGAATCACTTCTAATTCATCCCATGAAAGATAAGCTTCATTGGCCGTCATTATCCGCTCATGCTCCGTACCAGTGACATCATCACCAATTAACAGCTCTTCATACAGCTTTTCACCTGGACGTAAGCCACTGAACTCAATTGTAATATCACCATCTGGGTTTACCGTATCCCTAACTTCAAAACCACTCAAACGAATCATTTTAGCTGCAAGGTCTATGATTTTAACTGACTCCCCCATATCCAAGACAAACACATCACCACCTTTCCCCATAGCCCCTGCTTGTATCACAAGCTGAGAAGCTTCAGGTATGGTCATAAAATAACGAGTGATTTCAGGATGAGTCACTGTGACGGGACCGCCCGATGCGATCTGCTTTCTAAATAATGGGACAACAGAGCCTGATGATCCAAGAACATTACCAAAGCGAACCATACAAAAACGTGTCGAGTGAGATTCCTTTGCCAAAGCCTGCAATGTAAGTTCAGCGATACGCTTTGTTGTCCCCATCACATTCGTCGGACGCACCGCTTTATCGGTAGAAATTAATACAAAAGTTTCAACTTTAGCAGTAATAGCCGCTCTTGCTGTATACAGGGTACCAAATACATTATTCCGTACCCCTTCTACCACATTATGTTCAACTAAAGGCACATGCTTATAGGCGGCAGCATGATAAACAGTTTGAACTTCAAATGCTTGCATCACAGCTTGAATTCGGTTTTCTTTTTGCACTGAGCCTAAAATAGGGCAAATTTGAATATTTAACCCTATTTCTTGTGTCATTACAGATAATTCTTTTTCAATTGAATATAAAGCGAACTCAGATAAATCAAATAATATCAGCTTTTTAGGAGACTGCTTTAAAATTTGGCGGCATAATTCAGATCCGATGGAACCACCAGCCCCTGTCACCATGACCACTTTATCAGTGATATTATCTTTAAGGAGGTCTTCCCTAGGAGACACGGCATCACGCCCTAAAAGATCGTCAATATCAACTTCCTTAATATCACTATACAACTTATTACCACTAACTAAATCTGCCATAGCAGGTAATGTTAGTACTTGAACCGCTAACGGCTCCAGTGAAAGTAAGATTTCTTTTCTGCGTGAGCGTGAGGCACTGGGTATTGCAAGTAGTACTTTAGTTGCTTGTTTTTGCTTAATCAGTTTACGCATAATTGAAGGAGAGTGAACATAAACACCTTGAATAACACTACCATGTGTTCTTATATCATCATCAACAAACGCAAAAGGATAATATTCATGACTTTGAGCTAAGGCAGTGACCAATTGACGACCACTAACCCCGGCCCCATAGATAATAACAGGCTCCCCCTCACGTTTCATTCCAGAACCAACAGCCGCACGAATCACACCTCTGGAACCACCAATTAGCACTAAAGCAAAAGCGGCATAAATAATCGGCACCGTACGAGGTAAGCCTAAATGAGCAAAATAAGAAATAAACACCAAACTAACGGTTGATACCAGCACACCAAAAAGAATAGCCGTTAAAGCTTGTAAACTTAAATACCTCAACACAGCCCGGTATAAACCGAACTTAACAAATGCCAAAATGCTGATAGGCCAAACCAAAGTAATCAATACCCAGTACCCGTGATCAGCCAATGGACTAACCGAATCGGTGCGTACCATTATTGCTAGCCAAAATGATACCAGTAGACATACCGTATCGATCCCTACACTAACGAGTCGTTTATTGGTTCGATTTAAAGAAAATAACACCTGAAAAAAATCCATTCGACGCCTCTAATGTCACAAGCTAAACATAAAATACACTCAAGATATTACACCTAAAATGATGAAGCAGATTTTACCACAAAATAGATAATACTTATCTGTAGATATTGAAATTCAAGCATAAAAGAACAAAAAACAAACAATAGATAACAAAGCAACTTACTAAATCAAAAAATCACACCTTTAAATTCAACAAGATTACGATAGATCTACTTGCTCATGCTTTGTTTTAAAGGCTCACATTTGAAACAAAACTTAGAAAAACTAGTCTTCGACAAGCCACTTTATTCTACATCATTCGTTCAAAAATTTTAATCTGTATATGCTTAAGGAAATTTGCGGCAGTATGAATACTGGATATGAAGTCTGCGAAAAGGATGTGTGGAGGGGGGCTGAGCCACAAACTGGTAAGAGGAATATATTTCAAAAAAGTATATTCATCAGCAATTCGTTTTGTACTCTGATAATGACGTATAAATAAAATACTTGACCATAAAAGCAGAGCTTTAAGAATAAAACCCACAGCTACTATGGACTGACCAAGTGTAACTATGATTACTGTGGGTTATTTTAATGATGAAAGGGTCACATCAAATCTGAAGCAGTAAACACTAAAGGTAATGACTGCCAGACAAGCTTAATGATTAATCGAAGCCTCTTGCAATACCTGACGAATAACTCGACAAGTTAACGCAATTTCAGTTGCTGTTAAGGTGGGATGAACAAGAAACATTAGGCTCGTTTCACCTAATTCTTTCGCGTTACATAATCGAATTTTAGGACGCCAACCTGTATCATCAAATGCTTTTTCTAAATACACCTCAGAACAACTTCCTTGATATACAGGTACGTTGTTCGCGTTAATGGCTGCTACTATGTTATCTCTTGTCCACCCCTCTTTAAGAAGATGAGGCTTAATAAACATGTAATGCTTGTACTGTGCATGCTCTATGTAATCAGGTACTTTTATACACTGGATAATAGGTAAATCAGACACAGCTAGATCCAATTGTTTAGCATTGGCTTGACGCTTTGCAGTCCAATCACTCATTCGAGTTAATTGTATTCTTCCCACTGCAGCCTGCATTTCAGTCATGCGCCAATTGGTACCAAAGCTTTCATGCAACCATCGAAAACCTGCTGGGTGTTCCCTATTGTAAACAGCATCGAAGCTTTTACCGTGATCTTTATATGACCACATTGTCGACCATAGTGACTTATCATTTGTCGTCACCATACCGCCTTCCCCACCTGTAGTCATGATCTTATCTTGGCAAAATGACCAAGCGCCAATATGTCCAATACTGCCCACTGAGCGCCCTTTATACTTGGCTCCATGAGCTTGAGCACAATCTTCAATCACATAGAAACCATGCTTCTTGCTAAGAGCCATAATGGCATCCATCTCTGCAGGCATACCCGCTAAATGAACGACGATCACAGCTTTAGTATTTGGAGTCAATACAGTTTCAATAGTATCAGCAGTAATATTTTGACTATTTAAATCAACATCTGCAAAAACAGGAATAGCACCACTGGTCACGATTGAAGAGGCTGAAGCTAAAAAAGTACGAGGAGTGGTGACCACTTCGTCTCCGATGCCGATATCTAAAGCTTTTAAGGCGATATCTAAAGCTAATGTGCCATTGCTCAAGGTAATTGCATAATCAGTACCAGCAAAAGTAGCAAATTCTTTTTCAAATTCACGACATTCAGTGCCAGTCCAATAGTTCACTTTATTTGATAATATAACGCGGCTAACCGCATTAGCCTCATCTTGTGTAAAAGACGGCCAAGGTGAAAATGAGGAATTGAGCACAACGAACTCCTAAATTACAAAATTAAAGTAATGAGGTGGATTGTTTCGCAGGCGAACCAACCACCATAATATTATCTATCGTTGAATGAATAACAGTTGAACCAGCTCCAACGATAACATTCGCACCTATTTTTAAACACTGAATAACGCAAGCACCCAATCCAACCCAAGTGCAAGTACCCACGCTAACCGCACCCGCTAAATTAGCACCTGGACTAATATGTACTCCATCAGCCAATTTGCAATCGTGATCAACGGTAGCAGCCGTATTAATAATATTCGCTCGCCCTAGAGTAGCAAAAGCGCTTAACACCGCACCAGCCATAACCACGCTGCCCGGTTTTATCGAAGCAAACTGGCTCACAATCGCCTTAGGATGAATTAACGTCGCCATAATTGCACCAGCATTTTCCAACGTGGTTTGTTTTGCTAAACGGGTTTGATTATGCCCGATACCGACGATGACAGCGCTAAAGCTTTGCACACTTGCCAATAAGGTATCTGTATTACCGGATATAGGCCAAGTTTCAAGTTGTTGTAACTCAGGGTAACAGTCATCAAAGAATTGAATTGATTCAAAGCCATTAACTAATGCAATATCGGCCAATACTTTACCATGACCACTCGCACCAAGAATGGCTAAAGACTTCATAATGGTTTATTTCCTTTAAAAGGTTCTATAGTTGCGTGCCCTTCAGCTGAGATCCCTTCTTTAACAAATACCTTTTTAACTGTCAGCAACAGTATTTTGATATCTAACCAAAAAGATTGATTCTCGACATACCAAACATCCAATTTAAATTTTTGATCCCAGCTAATCGCATTGCGGCCATTTACCTGTGCCCAACCCGTGATTCCAGGGCGAACATTGTGACGCTTAGCTTGCGCTTTATTGTATAAAGGTAAATATTCGATCAACAGAGGCCTAGGCCCAACTAAACTCATATCACCTTTAAGCACGTTCCACAGTCCTGGCAGCTCATCAAGACTCGATGACCTTAACTTCTTACCGAACAGTGT is a window of Shewanella sp. VB17 DNA encoding:
- a CDS encoding type II secretion system F family protein; the encoded protein is MALFEYKAYDNAGAAVNSILTSNTLENAKKLLADEGLHLVSIKEKSTSVSLALFRSDKLSLNELEFITSELSLLLRSGVRIDKSLHILSKGKATSPSGKLLSELSQSVKRGESLADALSHHPDFDNLYVNLVKMGEASGELSKVFAGLAQDLMFRKELKSKIVQALTYPTVILMVCILAIVFVFNFIVPQMGGLFDGNDNLPVYTQLLLESSQWMQRYQWFLFGGILMAGIGIKVALQKGLITDQLDELLIKLPLFKSAVHQIERIRFNTSMALMLDAEVQLDKAIEFASGTVKNRYLRDGLLSAKLKIKRGVSLSEALSASPIYPDFFISLLEVGEESGQLTPVFEEIANRSRNDFGSWTSRVTSLLEPLMILVMGGIVGSVVVVMLLSIMSVNDGL
- a CDS encoding GspE/PulE family protein, producing MIDANTLLLDKFLVSQSDLDKAAIFQKKYAGRLEHILINMGSLSEDILPQYYAEILGLNILSSDKYQALNINVVKELSINQQLIFFNWIAVDKGDNDHEFMIIASDPFSADANQFISQQQLTIELLVASDEQIQALKILYQQTNANSIPASEELSDFEEDRLRELAGEAPTVNLLNSLISRGLKARASDMHLEPIGNRYRVRFRIDGVLKEADWIPPRMRLPVASRLKILSGMDIAEKRRPQDGKIAMKISNEDLDIRVSVLPLHDGESIVMRFLRQDAINYSMEMLGLSTDIEKYIREDIEKTAGVILLTGPTGSGKTTSLYTFLNAINNETVKIITLEDPVEYQLEGINQVQIQSSIGFDFSAGLRSVVRQDPDVIMLGEIRDQETAQIAMQSALTGHLVFSTVHTNDASSAYTRLLDLGAEEYLLNAAIVSIIAQRLVRKLCSHCSEPDDDQQQNISKYCLQPLANAYGVDIKLHKAKGCEHCSNTGYRGRIGIIEYLRCDDAIKALPKDENFPSHAIRLNQERGGRTLMQDGFIKAINSQTTIEEVIRVAG
- the gspG gene encoding type II secretion system major pseudopilin GspG, yielding MNQIKESGFTLIELLIVIVILGLLMSLVAPTMFSKVGSTKTKTAAVQMEMIATALDTYRLDLGDYPIKLNELRSSAKPSWDGPYLPKDVPLDPWNNPYIYTVPGENGQPYSMLSYGKDGIAAGEGENADVVYQ
- a CDS encoding glycosyltransferase, whose product is MTLVSVYLITQNRSRLLKRAIESVFKQDYLAIELIVVDDASTDDTSEIVEALQQQYSFIYLKNETISGACFSRNRAITTASGYYITGLDDDDYFYSNRVSQLVSAYDEKYAFVCANVQELMNSGELIDRNFGYQSGEFGLDKMLNYNLVGNQVLTTKAKFEEIGGFDVNMPAFQDYDTWIRLLRYHPLALKISARNYVLDTDHGGVRISSSNKKKLKGYNMFIDKNLDILSKQQLKSMQVMKCKISGKRFGLLDFFAYIHKNNYKSVINLYLVRNMPWIRAEYR
- a CDS encoding nucleoside-diphosphate sugar epimerase/dehydratase yields the protein MDFFQVLFSLNRTNKRLVSVGIDTVCLLVSFWLAIMVRTDSVSPLADHGYWVLITLVWPISILAFVKFGLYRAVLRYLSLQALTAILFGVLVSTVSLVFISYFAHLGLPRTVPIIYAAFALVLIGGSRGVIRAAVGSGMKREGEPVIIYGAGVSGRQLVTALAQSHEYYPFAFVDDDIRTHGSVIQGVYVHSPSIMRKLIKQKQATKVLLAIPSASRSRRKEILLSLEPLAVQVLTLPAMADLVSGNKLYSDIKEVDIDDLLGRDAVSPREDLLKDNITDKVVMVTGAGGSIGSELCRQILKQSPKKLILFDLSEFALYSIEKELSVMTQEIGLNIQICPILGSVQKENRIQAVMQAFEVQTVYHAAAYKHVPLVEHNVVEGVRNNVFGTLYTARAAITAKVETFVLISTDKAVRPTNVMGTTKRIAELTLQALAKESHSTRFCMVRFGNVLGSSGSVVPLFRKQIASGGPVTVTHPEITRYFMTIPEASQLVIQAGAMGKGGDVFVLDMGESVKIIDLAAKMIRLSGFEVRDTVNPDGDITIEFSGLRPGEKLYEELLIGDDVTGTEHERIMTANEAYLSWDELEVILSKLDMACHEFNHELIRDILLKTPTGFNPTDGICDLVWQQHTIVNDDCVIPSGNKVVPLVS
- a CDS encoding DegT/DnrJ/EryC1/StrS aminotransferase family protein, encoding MLNSSFSPWPSFTQDEANAVSRVILSNKVNYWTGTECREFEKEFATFAGTDYAITLSNGTLALDIALKALDIGIGDEVVTTPRTFLASASSIVTSGAIPVFADVDLNSQNITADTIETVLTPNTKAVIVVHLAGMPAEMDAIMALSKKHGFYVIEDCAQAHGAKYKGRSVGSIGHIGAWSFCQDKIMTTGGEGGMVTTNDKSLWSTMWSYKDHGKSFDAVYNREHPAGFRWLHESFGTNWRMTEMQAAVGRIQLTRMSDWTAKRQANAKQLDLAVSDLPIIQCIKVPDYIEHAQYKHYMFIKPHLLKEGWTRDNIVAAINANNVPVYQGSCSEVYLEKAFDDTGWRPKIRLCNAKELGETSLMFLVHPTLTATEIALTCRVIRQVLQEASINH
- a CDS encoding acetyltransferase, which gives rise to MKSLAILGASGHGKVLADIALVNGFESIQFFDDCYPELQQLETWPISGNTDTLLASVQSFSAVIVGIGHNQTRLAKQTTLENAGAIMATLIHPKAIVSQFASIKPGSVVMAGAVLSAFATLGRANIINTAATVDHDCKLADGVHISPGANLAGAVSVGTCTWVGLGACVIQCLKIGANVIVGAGSTVIHSTIDNIMVVGSPAKQSTSLL
- a CDS encoding sugar transferase, coding for MIKRLFDIVISFTALIFFSPILFIIYRKVESHLGKPVLFKQHRPGLHGQTFKMLKFRSMKDAVDCRGNTLPDTERLTLFGKKLRSSSLDELPGLWNVLKGDMSLVGPRPLLIEYLPLYNKAQAKRHNVRPGITGWAQVNGRNAISWDQKFKLDVWYVENQSFWLDIKILLLTVKKVFVKEGISAEGHATIEPFKGNKPL